GAACGGACCGCTGGCGTCCGTGGACCGATAAACGTTGAAACCGGTCACGGTGCTGTTACCGGTGAACGATGATGCTTCCCATGTGAGAACGACCTCGGTATGGCCCGCGGCGGCCTGGAGGTTCTGCGGCGAACCAGGGGCGGACAGGCAGGTGGTGTTCAGACCCTCCCAGATCGGAGTGGTGAACCCGGAGGACCCGTTCAGGTAATAGATCATCAGGCTGGAATTATGGTCGATTATCCAGTCGCTCTGACAGGTCGGTGCCCCTCCCAGGAATATCATTTCGGTCATTACTGTGCAGTTGGAGAGCCCATAGTTCATGATGAGATCGACACTGCTTGGAATGGTCACCGAGGTGAGCGAGGTGCAATAATAGAATGCCTGATAACCTATGGTGGTGACATTGTTGGGAACGGTGAACGGTCCAGCTATGGCCAATGGATATTGGACGAGATAGGTTAGGGCCTTGTTATAAAGCACACCTCCCACGCTGGCATAGTTGGGGTTGCTGGGGTCCACATCGATAGAGGTTAGATTGAAGCATTGATAGAACACCATAACTCCGATGCTGGTGACGCTGCTCGGAATGGCCAAGGAGGTGAGAGAACCGCAAAGACGGAAAACCTGGTTCCCGATGGTGGTAACATTTCCTGGAATGGTCACCGAGGTGAGGGATGTGCAGGTAGAGAAGGCCGATGTACCGATGCTGGTAAGATTCTCAGGCATGGTCACCGAGGTAAGGGAGATACAGGAGTAGAACGTGAATGAATTGATGACCGTGACGTTCTCTGGAATGGTCACTGAGACCAAGGACTTGCAGGTGTGGAAGGCGAGGCTCCCGATGGTTCTGAGACTATCGGGAAGGTCGATCGATACCAACATGTCGCAGTAAAAGAACGAAGAGTTACCGATGCTGGTGACCTTGTCAGGAACCGTCACCGAGGTTAATTTTCGGCAATAGGCGAACGCATAATCATGGATGATGGTTACATTGTCCGGAATGATCACGGATGTCAGGGAACCGCAGGTATAGAACGTATCATTGGCGATCGCGGTGATGTTGTTTGATAGATCGATCGAGGCCAGGTTGATGCAGGAACGGAACGCTCCGTAACCTATGTTCTCTACGCTATCGGGAACGGTCATGGAGGTGATGGACGTTTTACCAAGGAACGCTTGGTATCTGATGGAGGTGACCGGCAACCCGGTTATATCACTCGGTATTTCCACCGCTCCACCAGCTCCAGTGTAACCGATTATCTCGACCTCGGTATCGCCGTTGATCAGCTCATACGTGAAATCACCACTCGTGGCAGCGGTCACGGTAACTGCGGTCAACGTCAACAATGTCGTTGATATCAATAAGAAAACGATAATCAAGCTTACTCTGCGAATGTACAATTCTTTCTTCATATGAAATTCACCTCTGCAAACACTTCTTTACTGGTGCTGGACGTGCTTTGATAAGCAAATTACATCATATTTAAATGTTAATAACAAATAATTATTTCGATCAATTAACAAATGAAAAGCGTACACGTTTGAATTCGAAATACAAATAATTTTATAGAACAAATACAAAACAAGCGGCTGTCCGAACGACCCTACGATCAGACCGTCCTTGCTAGAAAAAATACCCCGGACGAAGGTGTAAGGAAATAAAGTGGCCTTATCGGCCACTTTTCCTGGGTTTTTCGCTCACTGCTTGGCGATGAGCGGCAGCTCGCGCTTGACCACTTCCACCTTGAGCTTCTTGTTATCGACCCTCAGGCTCTTGAGCTCCATGAGCACCTTCTTGGCCGAGTCCTTGTGGATCTCGAACGAGGTGTTGTCCTCGCCCACCTTGATGCGCCCGACGGCTATCTCCGGCACTCGCAATTTTCGTATGAGCATCTCCAGCAGCTTCGACTGCTCCACCGGTTCTCCGCCGTTTGCGATCACCTTGAACAGCACCATGCCGAACAGGTCGGCCTGGTCCTCGAAGTCCATGACCTTATGCACCACGTCCTTGCGGCCGCTCTCCGGCACTTCTTCGCGGGAGATCTCAGTGATGCCGAACTCATTGATCTTCTTCAGCAGATGGATCTCCTGAGAAGTGATGAAGGTGATGGCGATGCCCTCCTTTCCGGCGCGTCCAGTACGACCGATGCGGTGCACGTAGATCTCCGGGTCCTCCGGGATGTCGTAATTTATGACATGGGTGACGCCGTCGATGTCCAGGCCCCGAGCGGCCACATCAGTGGCCACCAGGATCGTCGTCTTGTTGTCACGGAACTCCTGCAGAACCTTCTCTCGGCGAGCCTGAGTGAGGTCTCCATGAAGGGAGCTGACCCGGTAGCCGTAGGAGAAAAGACGCTTGGCGACAATATCCACCATGACCTTGGTCTGGGCGAAGACCATGGCCTTCGGCTTGTAGGCGTCCAGGACCCGGCACAAGGCCCAGATCTTGTTCCTTCGTTCGATGTTGAAGTAAACCTGCTTGGTGGTGGGGAGGATGATCTGCTCCTCCCCTATCATGACCGTCTCCGGGTCGGTCATATGCTTGGAGGCGATGTCGCGTAGGCCTGGAGGTATGGTCGCCGAGAAAAGCATGGTCTGTCGCGGGGTCTTGGTCTTGGAGGCGATGTATTCGATATCCTCGATGAACCCCATGTCCAGCATGCGGTCCGCCTCGTCAAGCACCAGCACAGCTATCTCGTTCAGCTGCAGGGTCCCGCGGCGCAGATGGTCTATCACGCGTCCAGGCGTTCCTACGACGATGTCAACGCCCTTGCGTAGTGCGTCTATCTGGTCGTCTATGGACTTTCCGCCGTAGACCGCCAGCACTCTAACGTCGTCCATGAAATAGGATAGCTTCTTCAGTTCTTCGGAAACCTGCGCCCCCAGTTCCCTGGTGGGCACTAGGACGAGGGAGAACGGTTTGACTCCCTGGGTGAGCGTCTCTAGGATGGGTATGCCGAAGGCGGCGGTCTTGCCGGTGCCCGTCTGGGCCTGGGCGATGACGTCCCTCCCCGTCATGATGATGGGAATGGTCTCCACCTGCACAGGGGTCGCTTCAACGAATCCCATGCGTTCGATGGCCTTCATTATCTCATCCTTGAGACCGAAATCTGTGAAATTGGTCATAAGGATCACTGCTCTATGATAGCTAGGGCATGGTCCTGGATATTTTAATCATTTGGTCTCTTAACCTTCAGCGACCTTGCCTCCATCGCGTCAACGATCGTCTGCAGGGTCTTCACTCTGGAATAATATTTGTCGTTGCTCTCCACGATGGTCCAGGGAGCGTGCTTGGTGCTGGTGCGGGAGAGCATCTCATCCACCGCCCTTCCGTAGAAGTCCCACTTCTCCCGGTTGCGCCAATCCTCCTCGGTGATCTTCCACTGCTTCAGCGGATCGGCCTCTCTCTCCTTGAAGCGCTGCAGCTGGGTCTCATTATCTATCTCCATCCAGATCTTGACCAGCACCGTCCCGTTCTCTACCAGCATCTCCTCGAACTCGTTCATCTCCTGGTAGGCGCGCTTCCATTCCTCAGTGCTGCAGAAGCCTTCCACCCTCTCCACCAGTACTCTTCCGTACCAGGATCGGTCCAGGATGCGCATTTGCCCGGCCGGGGGAAGGATCCGATAGAAGCGCCACAGGTAGTGGCGGGCCTTCTCGTCCTCTGTGGGTATGCCGACCGGCACGACCTCATATCCCCGGGGGTTCAGTTCACCGGTGAGACGCTGGATGGCGCCGCCCTTGCCGGCGGCGTCCCAGCCCTCGAAAAGAATGATCGTAGGTATCTTCAAACGATTGAGGTCGCACTGCAGCTCACCGACCTTGTTCTGAAGCTTCTTGATCCGCTCCCGGTAATCATCCTGGGCAAGCGTCCTTCCCAGGTTCAATCCTCCTCTGCTGGAGTTGAACATCACCCCGTTCTTGATCAGGGGGTTGCTGTCAAAGCTGACCTGGTTCTTGGCGTCCAACTTGCTCAGGCCGTACTCCATCATTCTGACGGCCGTCGACAATATCTTGGCCGAGGCGTACTTGGTATCCTCCGCCTCCACGATGGTCCAGGGTGCGTACTCCCGGTCGGTCCTCTCGATCATCTCCTCGATCAAGGGGAGCATCTTGTCGTACTTCCTGAAGAACTCAAGCTCCCTGTCGCTGATGGCGCAACGGTCCAGATCGTTATCGCGGTACTTTTCCAGCCGTTTCTTATGCTCCTTCTTGCTGAGGTGCAGGAAGAACTTCATGATGAGATAGTCGTCCTGGGACAGCATCTCCTCGAACTCGCTGATCTCCCGCCACGAGCGTCGGGCGTCCTCCGTCTTCCTTTCGACCGCCCGGGCCAACGAACGGAAGTACCAGGACCGGTCGAAGACCGCTATGCGCCCCCGGGCGGGGATGCGGATGAAGAAGCGCCAGATGAAAGGTCTCGAACGCTCCTCGGCGTTGGGGACGGAGATCGAGTGGACCAGGAAACCGCGCGGGTCCAACGGAAGGATGAACTTGTTCACCGTCTCGCTCATGCCCACGGTGTCCCAGCCCTCGAAGACCACCATGATGGGCATGCCCGCGTCCCTGGCCTTCCGCTGCAGCTGGCCCAGACGGTC
The DNA window shown above is from Methanomassiliicoccales archaeon and carries:
- a CDS encoding fibronectin type III domain-containing protein, with the protein product MTLTAVTVTAATSGDFTYELINGDTEVEIIGYTGAGGAVEIPSDITGLPVTSIRYQAFLGKTSITSMTVPDSVENIGYGAFRSCINLASIDLSNNITAIANDTFYTCGSLTSVIIPDNVTIIHDYAFAYCRKLTSVTVPDKVTSIGNSSFFYCDMLVSIDLPDSLRTIGSLAFHTCKSLVSVTIPENVTVINSFTFYSCISLTSVTMPENLTSIGTSAFSTCTSLTSVTIPGNVTTIGNQVFRLCGSLTSLAIPSSVTSIGVMVFYQCFNLTSIDVDPSNPNYASVGGVLYNKALTYLVQYPLAIAGPFTVPNNVTTIGYQAFYYCTSLTSVTIPSSVDLIMNYGLSNCTVMTEMIFLGGAPTCQSDWIIDHNSSLMIYYLNGSSGFTTPIWEGLNTTCLSAPGSPQNLQAAAGHTEVVLTWEASSFTGNSTVTGFNVYRSTDASGPFVLIDSTVELNHTDSGLTNGQIYWYNITAVNSIG
- a CDS encoding DEAD/DEAH box helicase, with protein sequence MTNFTDFGLKDEIMKAIERMGFVEATPVQVETIPIIMTGRDVIAQAQTGTGKTAAFGIPILETLTQGVKPFSLVLVPTRELGAQVSEELKKLSYFMDDVRVLAVYGGKSIDDQIDALRKGVDIVVGTPGRVIDHLRRGTLQLNEIAVLVLDEADRMLDMGFIEDIEYIASKTKTPRQTMLFSATIPPGLRDIASKHMTDPETVMIGEEQIILPTTKQVYFNIERRNKIWALCRVLDAYKPKAMVFAQTKVMVDIVAKRLFSYGYRVSSLHGDLTQARREKVLQEFRDNKTTILVATDVAARGLDIDGVTHVINYDIPEDPEIYVHRIGRTGRAGKEGIAITFITSQEIHLLKKINEFGITEISREEVPESGRKDVVHKVMDFEDQADLFGMVLFKVIANGGEPVEQSKLLEMLIRKLRVPEIAVGRIKVGEDNTSFEIHKDSAKKVLMELKSLRVDNKKLKVEVVKRELPLIAKQ
- the pap gene encoding polyphosphate:AMP phosphotransferase, which gives rise to MFEHIDLDKRLDQKEYDRIAPDLKDRLGQLQRKARDAGMPIMVVFEGWDTVGMSETVNKFILPLDPRGFLVHSISVPNAEERSRPFIWRFFIRIPARGRIAVFDRSWYFRSLARAVERKTEDARRSWREISEFEEMLSQDDYLIMKFFLHLSKKEHKKRLEKYRDNDLDRCAISDRELEFFRKYDKMLPLIEEMIERTDREYAPWTIVEAEDTKYASAKILSTAVRMMEYGLSKLDAKNQVSFDSNPLIKNGVMFNSSRGGLNLGRTLAQDDYRERIKKLQNKVGELQCDLNRLKIPTIILFEGWDAAGKGGAIQRLTGELNPRGYEVVPVGIPTEDEKARHYLWRFYRILPPAGQMRILDRSWYGRVLVERVEGFCSTEEWKRAYQEMNEFEEMLVENGTVLVKIWMEIDNETQLQRFKEREADPLKQWKITEEDWRNREKWDFYGRAVDEMLSRTSTKHAPWTIVESNDKYYSRVKTLQTIVDAMEARSLKVKRPND